A window of Christiangramia forsetii KT0803 contains these coding sequences:
- a CDS encoding DUF3347 domain-containing protein → MKIVKISMLALMSFSLLSFTTSCDDNKGNQEMEMMENMLLQENSGMMGNDNTSNSDGVQDSEFASIMSSYIAIKYALIADDASRAQEEAEKLVKKSPGLERSAKAIAETDNIEKQREYFSEMSTVLYQMAKNNDIDGSVYWNHCPMALNGQGANWLSQNEKIQNPYMGQKMPGCGSVQETITN, encoded by the coding sequence TAGCATTAATGTCATTCTCGTTATTAAGTTTTACAACTTCTTGTGATGATAATAAAGGCAATCAGGAGATGGAAATGATGGAAAATATGCTGTTGCAGGAAAACAGTGGAATGATGGGAAATGATAATACATCTAATTCAGATGGAGTTCAGGATTCAGAATTTGCATCAATTATGTCTTCCTATATCGCTATTAAATATGCCTTAATTGCAGATGATGCGAGCAGGGCACAAGAAGAAGCCGAAAAATTGGTCAAAAAGAGTCCAGGTTTAGAAAGATCAGCCAAGGCTATCGCAGAGACTGATAATATCGAGAAACAAAGGGAATATTTTAGTGAAATGTCCACAGTTTTATATCAAATGGCAAAAAATAATGATATAGATGGTTCAGTTTACTGGAACCACTGTCCAATGGCATTAAACGGTCAGGGCGCAAACTGGTTAAGTCAAAACGAAAAAATACAAAATCCTTATATGGGGCAAAAAATGCCCGGTTGTGGTTCTGTTCAGGAAACAATCACCAATTAA